From the genome of Nitratidesulfovibrio sp.:
CCGACCGCGAGCGTACCGTGCTGATGGCCGAGGCCACCCGCAAGTCCGAGATACTGCGGGGCGAAGGCGATGCCGACGCCGCCCGGATATTCTCCGAGGCGCTTTCGCAGTCGCCGGAGTTCTACGACTTCCAGCGCAGTCTGGATGCCTACCGCAAGGTGTTCCGCGACAACACGCGCATCATTCTCACCCCCACGGATCCGTTCCTGAAACAATTCCAGGGCAGATAGCGTAACATTGTTACACTTCCTGCGTAAGCGCGGTGTAACATGTTACGCACTGTCGACCGGATACCGGAAAGCGCGTTGCGCTATACAGGGTGCTACCCCAAGGAATCATGGGGCCTATTCATTGATGGCACCGTTCTTGTACTGCTCTGGGCCGTAACGACCCGGAACGCGGGCGGCAATGAGCGACGCAACGTTGCCGATGCGGTGCAGCCATTTGGTGGCGAGCGCCTGCATCATGGCATTGACGTGTCGCTCGTTCCGTGCGAGGCAACACTGCAACGACGCGCCGCAATCGTCAGGAATGCGGGGTGCGTACGCACCGGGGGCCGGTTTCCGTCGCGCCGGTCGCGGCCGTGAGGCCGTAATTCTTGAATGGGAGAACACCGTGTCCACCTTTGAAGAAGTCTTTGAACGTATCAAACTGGCCACCAATACGCGTACGCAGGTGGAGCTTGCCGAGGTACTCGACATCCGGCAATCCAGCATTTCCGACGCCAAACGCCGCAATTCGGTGCCCTCCGACTGGTACATGAAGCTGTTCGAGAAGTTCGGCCTGAACCCCGACTGGCTCAAGAAGGCCTCTGGTCCCATGTACCTGCGTACCGAGCAGGGCTACCAGCCCCTGGACGCCCCGGCAGCGGGCATGGTGCTGGAGGATCCGGCCCGCTACGGCGACCCGGATGCCAAGAGCAGCGTGGTTACCGTGCATTCCATGCATTGCGAGGTCACGGACCAGGGCGGTGGCCCATTGAAGGGCATCGGCAAGCTGTCCGTGCCGCAGTCGTATTCCGGCCCCTCCGTGCAGGTGGTGCGCATGGATGCTTCGAGCATGGAGCCGCTGGTGCGCAAGGGTGCCTACGTGGGCATGGATACGGCACAGAAGAATGTGGTCTCTGGCGAACTGTACGGCGTGTACGTTCCTTACGAGGGCGTGGCGCTGAAACGCATCTTCCTTGATGCGGAAAAGGCCCGCTTCGTGCTGCGTTCCGAAAATCCCGCCCACCCCGAACAATACCTGCCCGTGGACAAGCATGCGGAACGCATCGTTGGTCGCGTGGCCTGGGTGCTGCAACGTTTCTGATCGCGTTCGCGCAGCCGCGTGAGACTCGCGGAGCGCGAAACATGATAGGACCACTCCGAAAGGGCCGTGCCGCGAAAGCGGCGCGGCCCCGTTTTTTGTGCCGAAATGGGGGAAAACCGGTAGGGGCAGGGGGTATCACGCACTCGATACCTTGCGCTGAATGTCGAAACGGGGCATAGGCTGTCATAAGTAGGCAAGGCGCGCGCGTTATCGCAGTGCCCGTGCCAAGGCCCCGTCGCAAACCCACCATCGCTGCGGAAAGTGCCCATGACCCAACAGCCGCCTTTTCCGGAATCGTCCCGCCCATCGATCGTCATCGTCGATGACGAGCAGATCGTGGCACTGGACATCCGGCGCACTCTGGAGCGGCTGGGGTATGCCGTGCCTGCCATGGCCGCCGACGGGGAAGAGGCCGTGCGCATGGCGGGCGAACTGCGCCCCGACCTCGTGCTGATGGATATCCGCCTGCGCGGCCCCATGGACGGCATAGAGGCGGCGGGGCGCATCGCCGCGCAATACGGGGTGCCGGTGGTGTTTCTGACGGCCTTTTCCGATGCGGCCACCCTGGAGCGGGCCAAGGCGTGCGGGCCGTTCGGCTTTCTGGTGAAGCCCTTCGAAGAGCGCGAACTGCATTCCACCATCGAGGTGGCCCTGCTGAAACACCGCGCCGTGCGCGACCTGGACGAGGCCCGGCGCACCGCCGAGAACGCCAGCATCGCCAAAAGTGCCTTTCTGGCAGGCATGAGCCACGAGATACGCAATTCGCTCAACGGCATCCTGGGCATGACCGACCTTGCGCTGGAGTCTGCCGAGGACGAGGAACAGCGTGACCACCTGGTCACCGTGCTGGAATCTGCAGAGACGCTGCTGGCCCTGCTCAATGATGTCTTGGATTTTTCACGGCTGGAGGCGCGGCAGATACGCCTTGTGGAACGCCCCTTCGAGCCCGCCTCCGTGGTGCGCAAGGTAATGCGTTCCGTGCAGTCGGAAGCGGCGCGGCGCGGCCTTGCCCTGTCGTGGCGGGTGGCGCCGGAGATTCCCCCCGTGCTGGCGGGCGACCAGGTGCGGCTGACCCAGGTACTGGCCAACCTTGTGGGCAACGCGGTGAAGTTCACCCATGCGGGCGTGGTCTCGGTGGAGGTCGCGCCGGTGCCCTCGCCGCCGAGCCTGTTCGAATCGTTGTTTCCCCCCGGCGAGCCAGGCGGCGCCACGCTGCTGTTCACGGTGCGCGACACCGGCATCGGCATCGCCGAGGACCGGCTGGAATCCATTTTCGAGCTATACACCCAAGCCTCCGACGACACCGGGGCCACCTATGGCGGTTCGGGCCTTGGCCTGTCCATCTGTCGCCAGTTGGTGAGCATGATGGGCGGCAGCATCTGGGCCCGCAGCCTGCCGGGGGTCGGCAGTTCGTTCCATTTCACCTGCCGACTGCGGCCCGCTCCCGCCCCCCAGGCCGAAGTGGAGACGGCATTGCAGGAGCGCGAGCCAACTGCGCCCCGAACCTTCAGTGACGCCAATGCCTCCGCTCCCGGTGCGCCCGGTGGTTCCAGTGCTCCGGTGACGCCCGGCGGGTCCGGTGGCCCTGCATCGGGCGGGACCGATCCGCGCCTTCTGGCGGGCAGGGGGGCGTCCGCCATGCCCGGTGCGTTGGCCCGGCTGCTCGACCCGGCTCCGGCGGCACCGCCTTTGCCGCCCCTGGGGGCACCGCCTGCCCACCCTGCCGCGCGGCCCGCGCCGCAGCACACCCATCAGACCGT
Proteins encoded in this window:
- a CDS encoding response regulator; this translates as MTQQPPFPESSRPSIVIVDDEQIVALDIRRTLERLGYAVPAMAADGEEAVRMAGELRPDLVLMDIRLRGPMDGIEAAGRIAAQYGVPVVFLTAFSDAATLERAKACGPFGFLVKPFEERELHSTIEVALLKHRAVRDLDEARRTAENASIAKSAFLAGMSHEIRNSLNGILGMTDLALESAEDEEQRDHLVTVLESAETLLALLNDVLDFSRLEARQIRLVERPFEPASVVRKVMRSVQSEAARRGLALSWRVAPEIPPVLAGDQVRLTQVLANLVGNAVKFTHAGVVSVEVAPVPSPPSLFESLFPPGEPGGATLLFTVRDTGIGIAEDRLESIFELYTQASDDTGATYGGSGLGLSICRQLVSMMGGSIWARSLPGVGSSFHFTCRLRPAPAPQAEVETALQEREPTAPRTFSDANASAPGAPGGSSAPVTPGGSGGPASGGTDPRLLAGRGASAMPGALARLLDPAPAAPPLPPLGAPPAHPAARPAPQHTHQTVPQSDEPAGRSLHVLVADDSEVARTIAARLLQRRGHTCATAQDGVEALTRLAAERFDLVLLNMEMPRMNGFETLRRIRNSMHPGVSPALPVVAMTAHALAGDRDRMLAAGMDGYVAKPIQPVAFHEEIERVARLAGLVRHG
- a CDS encoding LexA family transcriptional regulator, translating into MSTFEEVFERIKLATNTRTQVELAEVLDIRQSSISDAKRRNSVPSDWYMKLFEKFGLNPDWLKKASGPMYLRTEQGYQPLDAPAAGMVLEDPARYGDPDAKSSVVTVHSMHCEVTDQGGGPLKGIGKLSVPQSYSGPSVQVVRMDASSMEPLVRKGAYVGMDTAQKNVVSGELYGVYVPYEGVALKRIFLDAEKARFVLRSENPAHPEQYLPVDKHAERIVGRVAWVLQRF